The following proteins are co-located in the Echinicola sp. 20G genome:
- a CDS encoding LytTR family DNA-binding domain-containing protein translates to MKTNCIIIDDEALALDILEDYISKIPMLELVGKFDSAIKAMDCIMRQKVDLVFLDINMPDINGIKFYEGLPVKPKVIFTTAYSEYAVKGFEINAVDYLLKPISFDRFFQAVSKTFNVTSSSTSIIQSNQQTEASIKESQGFIFVKVEHSTVKINLKEISYFEGYKDYVKIHLIHEEKPILTLNSIKHYEMSLFSKGFIRIHKSYVVSIDQIENISRNKVKLNNKEVFITIGESYKDFFYELVVKKNL, encoded by the coding sequence ATGAAAACCAACTGTATCATCATAGACGATGAGGCCCTAGCCTTGGATATTTTGGAAGATTATATTTCCAAAATTCCCATGCTCGAACTTGTAGGAAAATTTGATTCTGCCATTAAAGCCATGGATTGTATCATGAGGCAAAAAGTAGATTTGGTTTTTCTTGACATCAATATGCCTGACATCAATGGTATCAAGTTTTATGAAGGGCTGCCTGTCAAGCCCAAGGTGATTTTCACTACTGCTTATAGTGAATATGCCGTCAAAGGATTTGAAATCAACGCTGTAGATTACCTATTAAAGCCCATCAGTTTTGATCGCTTCTTCCAGGCAGTAAGCAAAACCTTCAACGTAACCTCCTCATCCACTTCCATCATTCAGTCAAATCAACAAACGGAGGCTTCCATTAAGGAAAGCCAGGGGTTTATTTTTGTGAAGGTAGAACACAGTACCGTTAAAATTAACCTAAAGGAAATTTCCTATTTTGAGGGATACAAAGACTATGTAAAAATTCATCTCATCCATGAAGAAAAACCCATTCTTACGCTTAACTCCATCAAGCATTATGAAATGAGTCTTTTCTCCAAAGGCTTTATCAGGATCCACAAATCGTATGTGGTTTCCATTGATCAGATTGAAAATATCAGCAGGAACAAGGTAAAACTGAATAATAAGGAAGTCTTTATCACCATTGGAGAAAGCTATAAGGATTTCTTCTATGAGTTGGTGGTCAAGAAAAACCTATAG
- a CDS encoding sensor histidine kinase, translating to MLKIKQRNFLKTIIHILILGIILSPAFSFIIDEHSRPFSLFYFSITNISIILFYLINVIWLVPYYILKRKYLHYTIFLLVFMAIFIGLQHYFREIPPEFANIPERKGLGRSNFHFLLFNPSLFKFFMIMGLGTSIELILQFEEQKKKFEELEKQKIIKELNFLKNQLNPHFLFNALNNIYSLARKKSEDTTPAILLLSDMLRYVLYESGKDKVTLGQEVAFIKNYVNLEKLKYSPESAPKISYSFSITNDSLPIEPLLFVTLIENAFKHGISYLSPSFIMIAIKENDEEIMLSVINSVGRQKDGIYTNNNPEGVGINNLRKRMELLYPDRHSFKQLYENSTFKSFLTIKK from the coding sequence ATGCTAAAGATCAAACAGCGGAATTTCTTAAAAACTATAATTCATATTTTAATACTGGGGATAATTTTATCCCCAGCTTTTTCTTTTATCATTGATGAGCACAGCAGACCCTTTTCCCTCTTCTACTTCAGCATCACCAATATCAGCATCATTCTTTTTTACCTGATCAATGTAATTTGGCTTGTTCCCTATTACATCCTCAAAAGGAAATACCTTCACTACACGATATTTCTTCTGGTTTTCATGGCCATATTTATTGGGCTACAACATTACTTTCGCGAAATACCTCCCGAATTTGCTAATATTCCAGAGAGAAAAGGCTTGGGCAGGTCCAATTTTCATTTCCTTTTATTCAACCCATCTTTATTCAAGTTCTTTATGATCATGGGGCTCGGGACCTCTATAGAATTGATCCTTCAGTTTGAGGAGCAGAAAAAGAAATTCGAAGAGCTTGAAAAACAAAAAATCATCAAGGAGTTAAACTTTCTTAAAAACCAGCTAAATCCGCACTTTTTGTTCAATGCATTGAATAATATTTATTCTCTTGCAAGAAAAAAATCGGAAGACACCACTCCTGCCATCCTCTTGCTTTCAGACATGCTTCGCTATGTACTCTATGAATCAGGCAAAGATAAGGTGACTTTAGGACAGGAAGTGGCGTTTATCAAAAACTATGTGAATTTGGAAAAGTTAAAGTACAGTCCAGAAAGTGCCCCCAAGATCAGTTACTCTTTTTCCATTACCAATGATAGCCTCCCTATAGAGCCTTTATTATTTGTAACATTGATTGAAAACGCTTTCAAACACGGGATCAGTTATTTATCTCCTTCCTTTATCATGATTGCCATTAAAGAAAATGATGAGGAAATCATGCTTTCCGTCATCAACAGTGTGGGGAGGCAAAAGGACGGAATCTACACCAACAACAATCCTGAAGGAGTCGGTATTAACAACTTAAGAAAACGAATGGAGCTGTTGTACCCCGACAGACATAGTTTCAAACAGCTCTATGAAAACAGTACTTTTAAGAGCTTCCTAACCATCAAGAAATGA
- a CDS encoding kelch repeat-containing protein: protein MLRVKLLNIFLSLMGILLIASCVSDEEETSEGNWVRRSYFDGDNRSNAASFSIGDRAFIMGGYTGDDYLNDVWEYNAQGDYWEKKGDFPGKARSNAVAFSIDGKGYVGTGYDGTDKLKDFWEYDPESDTWKEVASFGGTARYDAVGFSLVGKGYIGTGYDGSEQKDFWQYDPDNNSWVQIISMGGAKRQGAAAFVIDDIAYIGTGINNGSYEFDLWALDGNTLEWTQKEDLDYDDDYLIYRSNACAFTIGAYGYLTVGSRGSIIGSTWEYRPNTDTWHEKTDFEGTFRTGASAFSVNNERAYVLLGKSSSLRFDDIWELEPFVDYDEED, encoded by the coding sequence ATGCTTAGAGTAAAATTATTAAACATTTTCCTTTCCCTGATGGGGATATTACTGATTGCCTCATGCGTTAGCGATGAGGAAGAAACCTCAGAAGGAAACTGGGTAAGGAGGTCCTATTTTGATGGTGACAACAGATCCAACGCTGCCTCTTTTTCCATTGGTGACCGAGCTTTCATCATGGGAGGGTACACTGGCGACGACTACCTCAATGATGTATGGGAATATAACGCCCAAGGCGATTATTGGGAGAAAAAAGGAGACTTCCCTGGTAAGGCCAGAAGCAATGCAGTCGCTTTTTCCATTGATGGAAAAGGATATGTAGGGACCGGCTATGACGGCACAGACAAGCTCAAGGATTTTTGGGAGTATGACCCGGAATCTGACACTTGGAAAGAAGTAGCTTCCTTTGGTGGAACAGCACGATATGATGCGGTAGGGTTCTCATTGGTGGGCAAAGGCTATATCGGAACAGGTTATGATGGCAGTGAGCAAAAAGACTTCTGGCAGTACGACCCTGATAACAACTCATGGGTGCAGATTATTAGTATGGGTGGTGCGAAACGCCAAGGCGCTGCTGCTTTTGTGATAGATGATATTGCGTATATTGGCACCGGTATCAACAACGGCTCCTATGAGTTTGACCTTTGGGCTCTTGATGGCAACACTTTAGAATGGACCCAAAAAGAAGACCTTGACTATGATGACGATTATCTGATTTACAGATCCAATGCCTGCGCATTTACGATTGGAGCTTATGGATACCTCACGGTGGGTAGCCGAGGTTCTATTATCGGTAGCACATGGGAATATAGACCTAACACAGATACTTGGCACGAAAAAACTGATTTTGAAGGTACATTTAGGACCGGGGCTTCAGCCTTCTCTGTCAACAATGAAAGAGCCTATGTGCTTTTAGGCAAAAGCTCCAGCCTAAGGTTTGATGATATTTGGGAACTGGAACCGTTTGTTGACTATGACGAAGAGGATTAA
- a CDS encoding DUF4270 family protein: MPNKYLLLFLFVSALLTGCFENDTLTEPQIVTDGETLDLRLFEYTDLDLYTYFNDSLVTNTLSTFTLGHHQDNYRGTINASPYLQFGITSSTQVEDAAKLDSTVLVLFYETYHYDTLPGFDVNVHELLEELEVDDDDNIYSYQSFDYNDTPIATQAMRVVPHRDSLTITLPQDFSQMLFEQGKGKNSIFESTDDLEEVFKGLVLQTLDNSPLVSFTESSYIGFYYRIPSDLDEGNKILKLSVENGSGKFTHLDIDRSSQFYTSTETYQNIPIDESNGVVMADQIMGASIRMELPNIHELLEIADDYFITSASLRLPLKPNTYDRYFNTPITTVNVWIVDKKNLFLYNLGSATLTSWDEQFQEKTYYEIPIKEFIDYKLGQDIHNEDALWISVPSSTGITTSGLMLSSISDEQKIKIDITFLPLN; this comes from the coding sequence ATGCCAAATAAATACCTATTGTTGTTTCTATTCGTTTCTGCATTGCTTACGGGTTGTTTCGAGAATGATACCTTGACAGAACCTCAAATAGTAACAGATGGAGAGACATTAGACTTAAGGCTATTCGAATATACAGACTTAGACCTGTACACTTATTTCAATGACTCTTTGGTTACCAATACCCTCAGCACATTCACCCTGGGCCATCACCAAGATAATTATCGAGGAACGATCAACGCTTCACCTTATCTCCAATTTGGCATCACCAGCAGTACCCAAGTAGAGGATGCGGCCAAACTGGACTCTACCGTTTTGGTCTTATTCTATGAAACTTACCATTATGATACGCTGCCAGGCTTTGATGTAAATGTGCACGAGCTTTTGGAAGAATTGGAAGTAGATGATGATGACAATATCTACAGCTATCAATCCTTCGATTATAATGATACTCCTATTGCCACTCAGGCGATGCGAGTGGTCCCTCATAGAGATTCACTGACCATCACGCTCCCTCAAGATTTTAGTCAAATGTTGTTTGAGCAGGGAAAAGGAAAGAACTCCATTTTTGAGTCTACTGATGATTTAGAGGAAGTTTTCAAAGGTCTTGTTCTGCAAACCTTGGACAACAGCCCTCTGGTTAGTTTTACCGAATCTTCTTATATCGGTTTCTACTACCGTATCCCGAGTGATTTGGATGAAGGAAACAAAATTCTAAAGCTCTCTGTGGAAAATGGATCCGGAAAATTCACCCATCTGGACATTGATAGAAGCTCTCAATTTTATACTTCAACTGAAACCTATCAAAATATCCCTATTGATGAATCCAATGGAGTGGTCATGGCTGATCAGATTATGGGAGCCTCCATTCGGATGGAGCTCCCCAATATCCATGAACTATTGGAAATAGCGGATGATTATTTTATCACTTCAGCCAGTTTGAGACTCCCATTGAAACCCAACACCTATGACAGGTACTTCAATACACCAATCACAACTGTTAATGTTTGGATTGTAGATAAAAAGAACCTCTTTCTCTACAACCTTGGCAGTGCCACACTCACCTCTTGGGACGAGCAATTTCAGGAAAAGACATACTATGAGATTCCTATAAAGGAATTTATTGACTATAAACTTGGCCAAGACATTCATAATGAAGATGCACTATGGATAAGTGTCCCTAGTTCTACAGGAATCACAACAAGTGGCCTGATGCTTTCGAGTATCTCTGACGAACAAAAAATAAAAATAGATATCACATTTCTTCCATTAAATTAA
- a CDS encoding DUF2141 domain-containing protein, translated as MKLVYLFIALLFPLEEAGNTTVITIDNLDIALGGNVKVQVYDEDMLHEENANPILEKTVQVSESCLPLKLDHLPEGKYMVAVFHDTNANGKLDYSFFGVPKEGYGFSGKFSCGLKSAGPSLHYVQLTNGLNHIQMHLCY; from the coding sequence ATGAAATTGGTTTACTTATTTATTGCCTTGCTTTTTCCATTGGAAGAAGCCGGTAATACCACCGTTATTACCATAGACAACCTTGATATCGCATTGGGAGGAAATGTTAAAGTCCAGGTTTATGATGAGGATATGCTGCATGAGGAAAATGCCAATCCTATTCTTGAGAAAACAGTACAAGTTTCCGAAAGCTGTTTGCCCCTCAAGCTGGATCACCTTCCTGAGGGAAAATACATGGTAGCAGTTTTCCACGATACCAATGCGAATGGCAAGTTGGATTACTCCTTTTTTGGGGTGCCGAAAGAAGGATATGGCTTTTCAGGAAAATTTTCCTGTGGACTTAAATCGGCAGGTCCTTCGCTCCATTATGTACAACTTACTAATGGACTAAATCATATTCAGATGCATTTGTGCTATTAA
- the rlmB gene encoding 23S rRNA (guanosine(2251)-2'-O)-methyltransferase RlmB gives MEKRKDGFLIEKGTHEKDFIFGTRAVMEALHAHKDIDKILVNKELNNDLIKELLSVAKQERVPVVRVPDAKLNRITRKNHQGVVAHMSAIQYASLDNVIEECYSKGVDPLILVLDRITDVRNFGAIARTADCAGVHAIVIPEKGAAQINSDAVKTSAGALNFLPVCRVRNLYYTVKDLKKMGLNIVSCTEKTERDMYEADFKAPTAIIMGSEEDGISDELMELSNEFVRIPMGGNIDSLNVSVACGVLIYEVIRQRKEA, from the coding sequence ATGGAGAAGCGGAAAGATGGCTTTCTAATCGAGAAAGGGACACACGAAAAAGACTTTATCTTTGGCACCAGAGCGGTTATGGAGGCGCTTCATGCCCACAAGGATATTGATAAGATCCTTGTGAACAAAGAGCTGAACAATGACCTGATCAAGGAGCTTTTGAGTGTAGCCAAGCAAGAACGTGTACCCGTGGTAAGGGTTCCTGATGCCAAGCTCAATAGGATCACTCGAAAAAACCACCAGGGAGTTGTTGCACACATGTCTGCCATTCAATATGCTTCTTTGGACAATGTCATTGAGGAATGCTATTCTAAAGGTGTAGATCCTTTGATTTTGGTATTGGACAGGATTACGGATGTGAGAAACTTTGGCGCCATTGCCAGAACAGCCGACTGTGCAGGTGTGCACGCTATTGTCATTCCTGAAAAAGGGGCAGCCCAAATCAACTCTGATGCAGTTAAAACTTCTGCTGGAGCCCTTAACTTCCTTCCTGTGTGTAGGGTAAGAAACCTATACTATACAGTGAAAGATCTCAAAAAAATGGGTTTGAATATTGTCAGCTGTACAGAAAAGACTGAGAGAGATATGTATGAAGCTGATTTCAAAGCTCCGACAGCCATCATTATGGGATCAGAAGAAGATGGTATATCAGATGAACTGATGGAGCTGAGCAACGAGTTTGTAAGAATTCCAATGGGAGGGAATATCGATAGTCTCAATGTTTCTGTAGCCTGTGGTGTTTTGATCTATGAGGTCATCAGGCAAAGAAAAGAAGCTTAA
- a CDS encoding GWxTD domain-containing protein has product MMIKIKTLNLKLLTVLSLMILGSWTATAQSNLKNINQNLRYSRYSRISPKIIPIKTGERSFKLQMPVEKIEENANFEDYAFSYVIVKDFNEEINEKNIVPLTTDKLKSDTDRHFYFEETVTIPERQEMAFAVIICKDTRQGDQYVYHADLISPFIADIPSFGGYYANGIPFDQNYINKGEALLFKSDKTLNLYSYYYPMEFEIPLPPMETRPAPTPKDIRVVDNGNFLVNVPQPFDDNGYYFIQADTTEQSGFMVKTTSDAFPNVADYQEMVDMLVYISTRSEHEALREASDKKKALDKYWLNLTKDTEKAQNIIREYFRQIEFANILFTDFKEGWKTDRGMIYTVMGPPTGVFFDADKEIWIYDKLGSNSKISFTFARIKNIFTPSYYKLNRSRSYQPEWFQSITLWRSGKMAF; this is encoded by the coding sequence ATGATGATAAAGATAAAGACACTAAATTTAAAACTGCTCACTGTCCTCTCCCTGATGATATTGGGATCATGGACAGCAACCGCCCAAAGTAATCTTAAAAACATCAATCAAAACCTTCGGTATTCGAGGTATTCCCGCATTTCTCCCAAAATTATCCCAATCAAAACGGGAGAAAGATCTTTTAAATTGCAGATGCCTGTCGAGAAAATTGAGGAAAATGCCAATTTTGAAGACTATGCTTTTTCCTATGTCATTGTCAAAGACTTCAATGAAGAGATCAATGAGAAAAATATTGTCCCACTCACCACAGACAAACTAAAGTCAGATACGGATAGACATTTTTATTTTGAAGAAACGGTCACTATCCCAGAACGTCAGGAAATGGCTTTTGCTGTCATCATATGCAAAGACACCAGACAGGGTGACCAATATGTATATCATGCTGATCTGATCAGTCCCTTTATCGCTGACATTCCTTCATTTGGGGGCTATTATGCCAATGGTATTCCTTTTGACCAAAACTATATTAATAAAGGAGAAGCATTACTTTTTAAAAGTGACAAGACCTTAAACCTTTACAGCTATTATTATCCAATGGAGTTTGAAATACCACTTCCTCCAATGGAAACACGCCCTGCTCCAACTCCTAAGGACATCCGCGTAGTAGACAATGGTAACTTCCTGGTCAATGTTCCCCAACCATTTGATGACAATGGATATTATTTCATTCAGGCTGACACCACAGAACAAAGTGGTTTTATGGTCAAGACGACCTCAGATGCATTTCCAAATGTAGCAGACTATCAAGAAATGGTGGATATGTTGGTTTATATTTCTACCAGAAGTGAGCATGAGGCATTGAGAGAAGCTTCTGACAAAAAGAAGGCTTTGGATAAATATTGGCTCAACCTCACGAAAGACACTGAAAAAGCCCAAAATATCATTAGGGAATATTTCCGTCAAATAGAATTTGCCAACATCCTTTTCACTGATTTTAAAGAAGGTTGGAAAACGGACCGAGGGATGATCTATACCGTCATGGGGCCTCCCACAGGGGTATTCTTTGATGCGGACAAAGAAATCTGGATTTATGACAAATTAGGCAGTAATTCAAAAATTAGCTTTACCTTTGCCAGAATCAAGAATATTTTCACACCAAGTTACTACAAGTTGAACCGATCCAGGTCCTATCAACCTGAATGGTTCCAAAGCATCACACTATGGAGAAGCGGAAAGATGGCTTTCTAA
- a CDS encoding bifunctional 2-polyprenyl-6-hydroxyphenol methylase/3-demethylubiquinol 3-O-methyltransferase UbiG, with the protein MATYTTEIASDKLVSDNPIHQRLLKAYIAAKPLVKGDLLEIGCGEGRGVEELRGNVNSYHGIDKIGEVIQNLQNKYPDVQFEQAVIPPLSTVPSDHYDTVVSFQVIEHIENDRLFLEEIYRVLKPGGQAIISTPNIRHTLSRNPWHVREYTGKELINLCEKIFDNVNAKGIGGNEKVWDYHEANRKSVNKIMRFDIFDLQHKLPAAILRMPYEILNRMNRNKLHKQGGQSVTNIHHEDYLVTDHPDQGLDLFYILEKKA; encoded by the coding sequence ATGGCTACCTATACAACGGAAATTGCCTCTGATAAGTTGGTAAGTGACAACCCAATTCATCAACGTTTATTAAAGGCATACATTGCAGCGAAGCCGCTGGTAAAAGGGGATTTATTGGAAATAGGATGCGGAGAAGGTCGTGGAGTGGAAGAGCTTCGAGGAAATGTAAATTCCTATCATGGCATAGATAAAATTGGTGAAGTAATCCAAAACCTTCAGAATAAATACCCTGATGTTCAATTTGAGCAAGCAGTGATACCTCCCTTAAGTACAGTTCCATCTGATCATTACGATACAGTAGTGAGTTTTCAGGTGATAGAACATATCGAAAATGATCGCTTGTTTTTGGAAGAAATCTATCGGGTGTTGAAACCGGGTGGGCAAGCTATTATTTCTACACCCAATATTCGTCATACACTAAGCAGGAACCCTTGGCATGTTCGTGAATACACGGGCAAGGAATTGATAAATCTTTGTGAAAAGATTTTTGACAATGTAAATGCTAAAGGAATTGGAGGAAATGAAAAAGTTTGGGACTATCACGAGGCCAATAGAAAGTCCGTGAATAAAATCATGCGTTTTGATATTTTTGACCTTCAGCACAAACTTCCTGCGGCAATTCTGAGAATGCCTTATGAGATTTTGAATCGTATGAACAGAAATAAGCTGCATAAGCAGGGTGGACAATCTGTTACGAACATTCATCATGAAGATTATTTGGTGACAGATCATCCTGATCAGGGCTTGGATCTTTTTTATATCTTGGAAAAGAAGGCTTAG
- a CDS encoding GNAT family N-acetyltransferase — MFFKVDQVEVSEYPELVSVWEASVRATHDFLSQGDIEYFKPLILNQYLGLVKLACVRSKKEKAILGFIGIADQKVEMLFVHPKAMGIGIGKLLMKYAIENKEATKVDVNEDNTAAVGFYKHLGFEVKSRSELDPMGKPYPILHMKLGR, encoded by the coding sequence ATGTTTTTTAAAGTTGATCAGGTAGAGGTTTCAGAATATCCCGAACTGGTGTCGGTTTGGGAAGCATCTGTCAGGGCTACACATGATTTTCTTTCCCAAGGGGATATCGAATACTTTAAACCTTTGATTCTTAATCAATACCTTGGTTTGGTAAAGTTGGCTTGTGTAAGAAGTAAAAAGGAGAAGGCTATTTTAGGTTTTATAGGGATTGCCGACCAAAAAGTGGAAATGCTTTTTGTCCATCCCAAAGCTATGGGGATAGGTATTGGAAAGCTCTTAATGAAATATGCGATAGAAAATAAAGAAGCTACTAAGGTAGATGTCAATGAGGATAATACAGCCGCTGTGGGCTTCTATAAGCACCTGGGGTTTGAAGTGAAAAGTAGGTCGGAGCTTGACCCTATGGGAAAGCCTTATCCCATTTTACATATGAAGCTTGGAAGATAA
- a CDS encoding DUF2723 domain-containing protein, with translation MINYRKVNNLTGWIVFLIATLVYMLTIEETASFWDPGEFIAVAYKLQVPHPPGAPFFLLTYRMFSFLAFGDTLEIAYWMNAGSALFSGFTILFLFWSITLLGRKLFKLEKDKESKGHTIAIMGAGIIGSLVYTFSDSFWFSAVESEVYAMSSFFTAIVIWAFLKWDVIENPRDENRYMIFIAYLVGLSIGVHLLNLVTLPALALVVYFKKYKSPNLKGAVIAFLLGGVALVIINNIIIPGLPSLAGSLEIFFVNSLGLPFGSGIIVFIVLILGGLVAAILYSIKMQKAILNTVLLSLTFILIGYGSYALIIVRSNANPPINENAPKDIISFVSYLKREQYGYRPLLKGQYFTAEVESQEEGAPVYAKGESKYEIVDYAIETMYDPEKTTILPRIYSTQANHKQIYRSKLGLREGEEPTFADNISFMLSHQLGHMYWRYFMWNFSGRESDYTDAPWMGISDLFGDYPDFIKENKAHNNYLMLPILLGIIGLFFQAKYDGKSFWLTMMLFLMMGVVLVLYLNSPPIEPRERDYIYVGSFYAFAIWIGMGVLAIAHAIGKMNKNFAVASIMATLIGFPVPLLMASQNWGDHNRSDRYFSVDSARNFLASCEENAILFTGGDNDTFPLWYVQEVEGFRTDVRVIVLSYFDTDWYVEQMTRPINESAALPFSLERKNFKRGTNDVLYVNERQGLNAISAKEYLRLLKNESDLLKIETGFKSTVYQVPSRNLIMEIDSAEVIKKGIIPAGMEDLVISQMNLRVKGNYMTKGNLMLLDLITTNNWERPIYFNNTSLSTIGFDLKNHVVMEGLTYRLLPIQKPENVEEFVNTELAYKNVMEKFAFRGMNNPDNYFDEEYRRFTSNHRSVFNSLTTALLMEDKLEMAADIQKLSLEKFPNEAIPYDLSSGQSVPLLFEMGEDDLALDIIEKLSEKSFQTLEFYRDRGRAMDREAMISLEMMRFFVPLLQERGYDELATKVQNNLDKVLGPGTSSNGILRNRK, from the coding sequence ATGATTAATTACAGAAAAGTCAATAACCTAACGGGGTGGATTGTATTTTTAATAGCTACTCTGGTCTATATGTTGACCATTGAAGAAACAGCCAGTTTTTGGGATCCGGGAGAGTTTATAGCTGTTGCATATAAACTACAGGTACCACACCCTCCGGGGGCACCTTTCTTTCTGCTGACTTACCGAATGTTCTCATTTTTGGCCTTCGGTGACACATTGGAAATCGCTTACTGGATGAATGCTGGAAGTGCCTTGTTCTCCGGATTCACCATTCTCTTTCTTTTTTGGTCCATTACCTTGTTGGGACGCAAACTTTTCAAACTGGAAAAAGACAAAGAAAGTAAAGGACATACCATTGCCATCATGGGTGCCGGAATCATCGGTTCTTTGGTCTATACCTTTTCGGACAGCTTTTGGTTTTCGGCAGTTGAGTCTGAAGTGTATGCCATGTCATCCTTCTTTACAGCCATCGTTATTTGGGCTTTCCTTAAGTGGGATGTCATTGAGAACCCTAGAGATGAAAATCGCTATATGATTTTCATTGCATATCTGGTAGGGCTTTCCATTGGGGTTCACTTGTTGAACTTAGTTACCTTGCCAGCCCTAGCATTGGTGGTTTACTTTAAGAAATACAAATCTCCTAATCTTAAAGGAGCTGTTATTGCCTTCTTATTAGGCGGTGTAGCGCTTGTGATCATCAATAACATCATTATCCCGGGCTTGCCCAGCTTGGCGGGATCTCTGGAGATTTTCTTTGTCAATAGCCTAGGCTTACCATTTGGTTCTGGCATTATCGTTTTTATTGTTTTGATACTTGGTGGTTTGGTCGCAGCGATCTTGTACTCCATCAAAATGCAAAAAGCAATCTTAAATACAGTTTTGCTTTCTTTAACATTTATTTTGATTGGTTATGGCTCATATGCTTTGATCATTGTCAGATCAAATGCCAACCCTCCAATCAACGAAAACGCTCCGAAAGACATTATTAGCTTTGTAAGCTACTTGAAGCGTGAGCAGTATGGTTACAGGCCTTTACTTAAAGGTCAATATTTTACTGCAGAAGTTGAATCTCAGGAGGAAGGTGCACCAGTATATGCCAAAGGAGAGAGTAAATACGAAATCGTGGATTATGCAATCGAAACCATGTATGATCCTGAAAAGACCACTATCCTTCCTAGAATTTATTCGACTCAAGCCAACCATAAACAAATCTATCGCTCCAAATTAGGTTTGAGAGAAGGTGAGGAACCTACTTTTGCGGACAATATTTCCTTTATGCTTTCTCACCAATTAGGACATATGTATTGGAGGTATTTTATGTGGAACTTCTCTGGAAGAGAAAGTGACTATACAGATGCTCCTTGGATGGGAATTAGTGATCTTTTTGGAGACTATCCAGACTTTATCAAGGAAAACAAAGCACATAACAACTACCTCATGCTCCCTATACTATTAGGGATTATCGGTCTTTTCTTTCAGGCAAAATATGATGGGAAATCTTTTTGGCTGACAATGATGTTATTCCTAATGATGGGCGTAGTCTTGGTGCTTTACCTGAATTCCCCACCAATAGAACCTCGCGAACGTGACTATATCTACGTGGGTTCTTTCTATGCATTTGCCATTTGGATTGGCATGGGAGTTCTGGCCATTGCACATGCTATTGGTAAAATGAACAAGAATTTTGCGGTAGCGTCTATCATGGCCACATTGATTGGCTTCCCCGTTCCATTATTGATGGCCAGTCAAAATTGGGGCGACCACAATAGGTCTGACCGGTATTTCTCGGTAGATTCAGCCAGAAACTTCTTAGCTTCCTGCGAGGAAAATGCCATTCTATTTACAGGAGGAGACAATGATACTTTCCCGCTTTGGTACGTACAGGAGGTGGAAGGTTTCCGAACCGACGTAAGGGTAATCGTATTGAGTTACTTTGACACAGACTGGTATGTGGAACAAATGACCAGACCTATCAATGAATCAGCTGCCCTTCCTTTTTCCTTGGAAAGGAAGAATTTCAAACGCGGCACCAATGATGTACTGTATGTCAACGAAAGACAAGGGTTAAATGCCATTTCAGCCAAGGAATATTTAAGGCTATTGAAGAATGAAAGTGATTTACTCAAGATAGAAACTGGTTTCAAAAGCACCGTCTACCAAGTACCTTCAAGAAACCTGATTATGGAAATAGATTCTGCAGAGGTAATCAAAAAGGGTATCATTCCTGCTGGCATGGAAGATTTAGTCATCAGCCAGATGAACCTTCGGGTTAAAGGAAATTATATGACCAAAGGTAACCTGATGTTACTTGATCTCATTACCACAAATAACTGGGAACGTCCAATCTATTTTAACAATACTTCATTATCAACCATTGGCTTCGACCTGAAAAACCATGTGGTAATGGAAGGCTTGACTTATCGATTACTTCCGATCCAAAAACCAGAGAATGTTGAGGAATTTGTCAATACTGAACTAGCCTACAAAAATGTCATGGAAAAATTTGCGTTCCGTGGCATGAATAATCCTGACAATTATTTTGACGAAGAATATAGAAGGTTTACTTCCAATCACAGAAGTGTATTCAACAGCTTGACTACTGCTCTTTTAATGGAAGACAAATTGGAAATGGCTGCTGACATCCAAAAACTCAGTTTGGAGAAATTCCCTAATGAAGCCATTCCTTATGACTTGTCCAGTGGACAGTCTGTGCCCCTTCTCTTTGAAATGGGTGAAGATGACCTTGCATTAGACATCATAGAGAAGCTCTCAGAGAAATCTTTCCAAACTTTGGAATTCTATAGGGATCGTGGTAGGGCTATGGATCGAGAAGCCATGATTTCTTTGGAAATGATGCGATTCTTTGTTCCATTACTGCAAGAAAGAGGGTACGACGAGCTCGCTACCAAAGTCCAAAACAATTTGGACAAGGTATTGGGTCCAGGAACTTCCTCAAACGGAATATTGAGAAATAGAAAATAA